From Miscanthus floridulus cultivar M001 chromosome 15, ASM1932011v1, whole genome shotgun sequence, the proteins below share one genomic window:
- the LOC136509333 gene encoding uncharacterized protein: MADGIVIAEHGRSIWGSGSSTHVVESYEEEEWECAGLEPFFFDVAEAVADHERRMQIEQENEQEKARLEDLLKQRRQAYDRSRDYDPKQGGRYMTRCFFYDFLQFDVDEESSLGPVRYTDKVYKMDDFCPLLNAVNILSVKIASLDVKFPIHVYGTVIARDSFDRKCVYVFRRTRDNCQVIKSKTQSLTLEGPKRGLVLLDDLFIEIDLKIKDVRQKSAQRGRDRELSKGFVRIKGTGRILEKSLVESKYLATRLSTVEVGCSVVKDGLESLVAIEVLRGEFSGKITACTVHVPHSLLLHDSKLGGKKVGGVKGVIQLLQPVITVGRGDKLIVVIQTSDGVSKRTVEFTRRIRSSDEDVITVGATKMRVKVSWSVMDW, from the exons ATGGCGGACGGTATCGTTATCGCCGAGCATGGACGGTCCATCtggggctccggctcctccacgcACGTGGTGGAGTCATACGAGGAGGAGGAGTGGGAGTGCGCAGGCTTGGAACCCTTCTTCTTCGAcgtggcggaggcggtggcggacCATGAGAGGCGGATGCAGATTGAGCAAGAGAATGAGCAAGAGAAGGCGCGCCTGGAGGATCTGCTCAAACAGAGGAGGCAGGCCTATGATCGGAGCCGTGATTACGATCCCAAGCAGGGTGGCCGCTACATGACCCGCTGCTTCTTCTACGACTTCCTCCAATTCGACGTCGACGAGGAGT CAAGCCTTGGACCAGTGAGATACACCGATAAGGTCTACAAAATGGATGACTTTTGTCCTCTGCTTAATGCAGTAAACATTCTCTCTGTGAAGATAGCATCCTTGGATGTTAAATTTCCAATACATGTCTATGGCACTGTCATTGCCAGAGATTCCTTTGATCGCAAGTGTGTTTATGTCTTCCGCCGCACTAGAGACAATTGCCAAGTCATCAAGTCTAAG ACCCAATCGCTGACCTTGGAGGGCCCAAAGCGAGGACTCGTATTGTTAGATGATCTATTCATTGAGATCGATCTGAAGATAAAAGATGTTCGACAAAAGAGTGCTCAACGGGGTAGGGACAGAGAACTTAGTAAAGGATTTGTAAGGATCAAGGGCACTGGTCGGATCCTTGAGAAATCCCTTGTTGAAAGTAAAtatcttgctacaaggcttagTACAGTTGAAGTCGGGTGTTCAGTTGTGAAAGATGGCCTTGAGTCTCTTGTTGCTATCGAAGTTTTACGTGGAGAGTTCAGCGGTAAAATCACTGCTTGCACTGTGCACGTCCCGCATAGCCTCCTGCTTCATGATAGCAAACTTGGTGGTAAGAAGGTTGGCGGTGTTAAAGGAGTCATCCAACTTTTGCAGCCTGTCATAACTGTGGGTAGGGGAGACAAGCTGATAGTTGTAATCCAGACTAGCGATGGCGTTTCTAAGCGCACCGTCGAGTTTACTCGAAGGATCAGGAGCTCAGATGAAGATGTTATCACTGTTGGTGCCACTAAGATGCGCGTTAAGGTTTCTTGGTCGGTAATGGACTGGTAA